The sequence ATCGGAGCAGGCGTTCCGTGACGCAAGGATGCGATAGGCAGGTATGCATGGTACGCATCTGCTTCCACGGGTGCAAAAGCCGCACCTCTCTGCATTCCGAAGAGCACATGAAATGGGAGTCTGGCAATGCGAAGGGCTAAGTGCGAAAAGGAGAATGTGAATGGTCGATTGTGGATTGAGGATAGTGAATTGGACCGATCTTTCGGGCGTGATGCAGTCCTCCGCCTCCGGAGTCTTGATTGTTTGTCGTCGGTGGTTCGTGGTCTATGGGATTGGCTTCTAAGCGCGCAGATACGTTTGAACGTTTGCCACCCGATCGTGCCTCCACCAGATCGCCGTAACTCTCAATCCCTAATCCGCAATCCCAAATACGTAATCCTCAATCCTTAATCCGTAACCCCTAACCCAAAATCCCCAATCCTTAATTCGCAATCCCCAACGTCTCAACGAATCAACGTTCTAACGTTGTAACGCAAAAATGCCAGGCCCGACCGGGGCACCCCCGACCGGACCTGGCAATCCCTTCGCACTTCAAATTTCGCACTTCGCACTAGAAGCTGTATTGCATCCGGCCGAAGACGGCCAGGCCGAGCTCCGGTGCACCGGCGAATTCTCTGTGCTCATTGTTGAGGATATTCTTGCCTGTGACGTCGACGCGCAGACCCGGGATCGACTGCACCTTGTAGCCCATGCGGGCGTCGAGCAGGAAATACGAGTCCACGGACCCGACGTACGGTCCGGTTTCCACCGGGAAGCCTTCGACGTAGTTACCGGTCATCCCAAACGAGAAGCCGTTGTCGAAGCGGTAATCGAACCCGCTCTTGAATTTGAACGCCGGAGCATTGAGCGCGAGGCTCAACGACGTGTTGGTCTCGTCGAGCTCTTCGTTGTCGAAGAAGTCATCGCTCAGGAACGACGTGTTCGCGAAAATGGCGAACGCATCCGTTGCCTGCAGTGTCACGGAGATATCGGTACCGTAGTACGACACCTCACCGAAGTTGCGGTAGCTGAGGAAGCCACCCACCTCATTGCCCGCACCGCCGCCGGGAAGGACTTCCTGATCCGGTTGGATGATGCCGGTCGGCGTGTCACCCAAACCATTTCCAACGACCCCACCCAGAAGGTCGGCAACGTCCCCGGGAGCAAGGCCACTATTCGCCAAATCGTTTAGTAGGCTTTGCACCGTACCATCGCTCGTCGTGCCAAAAATCTCATCCAGTTCGCCGGCAACATCAGCCGTCAGTCCCTGTGCCTGCAGGTACGCGAGCGGGCTTTCGATCACCAGCGGACCGACGAAGTCTTTTTTCGTCTCGTAGTACCCGTCGATCTGCACGATGAGTCGATCAGAGACAATACCCTTGTAGCCGACCTCAAAGGTCTGCGTCGTCGTCTGTTCAATCGGAGCGATATCAACCGGCCCATCGACGACCGAGTAGCCCTGTGCACTGGCATCCGGAATTCCAAACACTACGGCCTCGCCGTTTTCGTTCACCGTGCGACCGCCGAAGAAGCCAAGTCGGTTGGGCTCCTGGGCCATGTAGCCGAAGAGCGATCCGAGAAGACCAATTTGCTGTGACGTCAGACCCGCACCGGATAGCTGTTGCTGCACTCCCTGTGTAAACTGCCCCGTCTGCGGATTCAGGGATCCCTGCGCAACTGCAGCATAATACGGCAGGAGAGGCAGATTATTCACGTCCAGATTCAGCCCGAAGAATCCCTGAACTGGAAACGAGTACTTGATCTCATTCGACTGGCGGAAATTGTCGAACGTGTACCCGTCTGCCGCGCCGAGCCCCCGGAAAACAAGGTCAAACCCACCGGGCAGCGGCTGCCGCTGTGCTTCTACGTCGAGGAAAAGCGAGTTGGTACCGGGCGAGGAAAACGAACGGTTGTAGCTTCCTCGCAACGTGTTCGTCGGCGTCGCCTTGTAGACCAGCGCGACACGCGGCGACAGTTGCACCTCCTCCACCACGTTGTTGTAATCGGCGCGAGCGGCGAGCGTGAGTGCAAATTTCTCGCTCAGATCCGTCGTCGTCTGCGTATATGCGCCGTACTCCTGAATCAGATCGTCGTCTTCGTTTCGCCCGACGATCTGACTGTTCGTTCGCGGCACCGTGATGTCACTGTCGGCACCAATAATAACCTGCGTGCTGATCGATGAGGCGCTGAAGTCATACTGAATCTGGTTGTTATACTGCACGCTCTGGTCGCGCACCAGGTTGCCGCCACCGTACACGTAGGTGTCGGGGCCGCCGTCGTTGACGTTGATGTACGACTGCGCGAAGAGCCCGCCCGACTGTACGCGCAACTGGCCATAGTAGTAGCCGAATCCTTCCGCCTGCAGCGTACCGATCCCGGACTGCACAGCACCCGTCAGTTCGGCGTAGCCACCATTGAGCGAGATCGTCGTATTGTCGCCCGGCTGGTACTGCAGCAGGCCGTTCACATTGACCTTGCTGTAGATGTCCTCGCGACGGAGCCGGGCTGCGTCTGCCTGACCGTCGCCATCCGTATCGATGCGATCGAAGCTGCGCCCCTCGAGTGCCGGATCATCCAGGTCCTGGTACACGCGGTAGCGGGAAATCTCGAGCGAGTCTGGGCGATCGTTGATGTCAAGCTCCCAGTCCTCGGCGCGGGCGTACTGCCCCGTGACCTTATAGCCCCAGTTATCGCTGAACGTACCGGCGTGGCGGAACTGCCCCCCGAAGAACTGACGCGACCCACCCGATACCGCGACGGTCGTGCCGGGATAGTTGAACGGGTCCTTCGTGAAGTAGTGAATCACGCCGCTGTCGACGCCTGGTCCGTACAGCGCTGACCCCGGTCCGCGCACGACCTCCACGCGCTCGACGTCGACCGTCATATTGGGCATGATGCTGTGCACGTTCACGCCGAGCGAGGGAACCGACGCCTGCCGATAGTCGGTCAGCACGAACGCGGAGCCGCTGAACGCCTCGTTGAATCCACGAAGCACCACCTCGCGCCGGTCGATGCCGGTCTGCGCCATGTCGACACCTGGCGTGGCGCGGAGCACTTCCACCGACGAGGTCGACACCGTCGCCTCGATCTCATCCGGCTGCAGCACCGAAATAGAGGCCGGCGCATCCAGTATCTTCTCCTGACGACGCGACGCCGAGACGACGACCTGATCCAGGCTGGCCGTCTGAATCTTGAGCGCCACAGCGAGCTCGGCCATCTCGCCCTCTTCGACTGTCACCGGCAGCTCCTGCGACTGGTAGCCCACGAAACGAAACTCCACCAGGTACCGACCGGGATCGATACCGGAGATCGAGTAGGTGCCATCGGGATTGGTGGCGGTGCCGCGGACGATGTCGGGCGAACCTTCTGCTCGAACGGCAATGTTGGCGCCAACCAGCGGCGATCGGTCGTCGGCGTCACGAACCATGCCCTCGATTCCGGTTTGCTGGGCATAAGCGATGTCAGGGGCACCGGCCATCCAGAGGAGCAGCACCAACGCTGCGAGCCACGGGGGGACGAAGGGGGTCAAACTCACGCGTGCGTTCATGTTTGCTAGTATCGAGGGGTCAATCAACGAATCCGGATTGTGGAGAAAAGCGCTTCCTGCTGACGTTTCGATTCGGAAATATCGCTACAGGAAACGGGCAGACGTGGGTATGTAGGGAAGCGAATGAAATGCGTAATTCACCATGCGACCGCACGACACAATCTTAGTGACGGCGACAACTCTATGTACGAAATGAGAACTCCACAATCAAAGAAACGTGAAGATTCTCCCGGTGTCCGAGCACGACCACCATTCGTTTTGCCACGATGATGGGCGTTTAGATGGAGCACGGATGAACACGATCAAGCTTTGAGGGATCCAGGTCGCCCGTAAAGGTGTGGAGGATCAACCCGGGTCTTTCTGGACCATTCTCTAAAAGAAAGGCCCCCCGGAAATGAACACACTGGATAGCGCCACAGAGGACCGCTCCCGCCACGCGATAAAGTTCCTTCCCAACCCAGCGCCGAGGGTCGATTCGTTTTGTCATTGCCAACGGCGCACGCTGCTTTTCACCGAACCGGCAACGTACGTCGGAGCAGCCGAACGACGTTGCCGCCCATAATCCGACGGATTTCGCTTTCGGAAAACCCTTCTTCCAGTAATGCGTCCGTCAATACAGAGAGTCCGCCCGCATCGAATGGGGGAGTGACCGTCCCATCGAAGTCGCTTCCGAGGGCGACATGCTCCACGCCGACGAGATCGGCAACATGACGCATTGCTCGCGCAATCGCAGATGGATCGGTGCTGCACACGACCGACGGCCACGTCCCGACGCCAATCACACCATCTCGGGCGGCGATGGCGCGAATCTGCCGATCCGACAGGTTGCGCGGCGTATCGCACGTGGCACGGACGCCGGTATGTGACACAACAACCGGGCGATCGGTCATCGCCAGAACCTCGTCGATCACCTCTGTCGAGGCATGCGCCAGGTCGATGAGAAGCTTCCGCTCCTCCAGCCTCCGCACGACCGAGCGGCCGAACGGCGTCAGTCCTCCCTTCTCCATTCCGGTCGCCGATCCGCCAAGTCCATTGTCGTGCAGGTGAAGCAGGCCCATCATCCGGAAGCCGGCATCGGCCAGCACGTCCACGTTGTCGATATCTCCCTCCAGCGCGTGCAATCCCTCGATCGCGAGGATACCAGCAACCCGGTTCGGCTCATCAACCCGGGCCATCATGGCGTTCTCCAGATCTGCCTGCGTGCGAACGATGGTGAGCTTATCGCCAGAGCGGTCGGCAAAGTCATGCAGGCGCTTGGACTGATAGAGCGCGCGCTGCAGTAGACTCGTCCACGTCCCGATCGGCCACCGCTGGGCGGCCACGAGGTAGGTGATTTGATCCGAATCGGACGGCGTGCCCTGGTAGCTTCCCGTCGGCACCTTCGTCACGACCGAAAAGGTCTGGAGTCCGACATTTCCGGTTTGAAGCCGATCCAGATCTGAGTGGCCCCGCTCGTACGACGACAGCAGATCTCGATTCCAGAGTAGAAAATCGTTGTGGAGGTCCGCCACCATGAGACGCTCGTGCAATGCCTTACCGGCATCCGACGCCCGAAACGGTGGCTCAACACTTGTATCGTTGTACCGCGCATCGACGAGCGGCGCGACGACGAAGAAAAACCCGATGACAGCCAGAAGCAGAAGGACGGAAACGACGTACGCAGCAACTCGAAGCATAGACATTTTTCGGCATCGTCCGGGGCTCACGCGAAAACGAGTGGTTTCGCGAACATACCGCTTCTTTTCCTGAATTGCAGGTGTTGTACCACATCGACCCGTTAGTTCTGCATCGCCAGATCTGAAAGTGTCAGTCGACGAAGGGTGTAATACTCGACCCAGAAATTACGGAGCGTTTGCGCATATGCGCGCCGGGCCTGGTCTTTCTCACGCTGCGCGTTGAACAGGTCCGTGATGCTGATTTTACCGACCGTGTAGCGATTCCGAGACACCTCAAATCGGCGGCGCGCGACGGTCGCCGCCCGTTCCGCCGTCTGCACCTGATCGCGAAGCTGCTTCACGCGGAGCACCTGGAAGTACACCTCGTCCTCCAGCTCCTCGCGCTTCCGTTCGTTATCGATGCGCGTGCGCTCCAGCTCAGCCTCCGCCGCTTCCACGCCCTCGCTGCCCCGCCCCCAGCGGTACAGCGGCATGCGAAAACTGATGCCGAATTGCTGCTGATCCAGCGGATTCCGGTACGCATCGTCAAGGGATGGCGCCGACTGGTTGAGCCCGTATCGCGCGATGAGCGTTGCCGAGAATCCGGTGCGTCCCTTCGCCTCGGCGACGTCGCTCTGCGCCAGCACCATCCCCCGTTCGAGTTCGGCGAAATCCGGGCGTCGTGAGCGTGCCCGCTCCACGGCCACGTCCGGCGAAATCTCAACCGGGGGCAATTTTTCGGGCGGCCGAGCATGTGCTAGACTTCGCGCCTCCCTTCCAAGCGTGCGCTGAAGAGCCTGACGCGCCTGCTCGAGCTCGATCTGAGCCTCCTGCCGGGCGGTCTTCGCATTCAGCAACTCCAGCTCCGTCTGTAGCAGCTCGTTCTCGGCAATGCGTCCGATGTCGAATCGTCCCTGCGACAGCGTGTAGATCGTGTCGTTGACCGCCACGTTGAAGTCCGCAATCTCTGCGTTGATTTGCGCGATGTAGAGCGCGAAGTAGCGGTCGGCCGTGGTCACGGCTACGCGAGCGAGATCCTCATTGAGCGTCTTATTCGCGACCTCAAGCTGGAGCGGAGCGAGGCGGCGACCCCAGCGGTCGCTATTGTACTGAAAAAGCGGTTGCTCCAACCCAATCGAGAATGGCGATGTCTGCCACTGCTGGAAATTGGCACGGTCCCCAAACTGATTTACGCGGCTGAGCCCGGACCGAACGTTGATTTCCGTTCCGGTCCACGGGAGGACCTGCTCCAGGCTCAGGTTTGCTCTCGAAAAAGTCCGGCTCTGCTCAACGTAGCGGACGGAACCATCATCCTGAACGACGTCCGTAATGGATCGCTCAAGTCCCGGTGCGCTTCCGGTTAACGCAAGTGACGGAAGATAGGCAGCCTGCGTCGCGTTGAATTGCGCTTCATCTGATCGGTATGCCAGTCGAGCCGAGGCGGCAGCGGGGCTCTCCGACTGTGCGCGGGCGATGGCCGCCTGCAGCGAAAGGGAGTCGGACGATGCCGGACGTATCTCCGAGCGGAGGGAGGGCTGCTGTGCCCACCCGTTCACTACGCCGGGGAGAAGACAGACGAAGATGAGAACAGACACTCTCATATGAACCGGGACGAAGCGAATACGGGTAAACACGGGACGTTCGGGCATGCGCGGATGGTTTCGCGTGCCGACGTATTATTCGTGGCGAAGAGCGACCACCGGGTCACGCTCCGCGGCCCGCTTGGCAGGCAAGTAGCCGAACAGGAGCCCGACGCCAGCAGACACCACGAAGGCGAGAAGCACCGCGGGTAGCGTTACGATCGTCGGGATGTCGGTCGCAGCCTCGATGCCAACGCTAATAGCGATTCCGAGGCAAATGCCCACCACGCCGCCAATGCTCGAAATCGACAGCGCCTCGACCACGAACTGAACCGTGATATCCCACTGCGTCGCCCCGACGGCCCGACGAACTCCGATCTCACGGATGCGCTCCATCACCGACGCCAGCATGATGTTCATGATGCCGATGCCACCGACGATGAGCGAAATCGACGCAATGGCGGCGAGGACAACGTTGAAAACGGTTTGCGTGCGACGCTCCTGGGCAAGTAGTTGCTCGGGGACGACGACCTGGTAGTCGACGACATCATTGTGCCTTCGCTTCAACATACGATCGACCACCTCCGCTACAGGGCGAACGTATCCCGATCCCGCCGTGCGGACAACCAGCCGGTCGATCTGATGGCCGACCTCCATCTCCGCCCCTCGGTAGCCGCGCCGTTGCGCGAAACGGGTCGAGTTGGCATCGCGAGCGGCCGCCTCAAGATCGCGACGACTCAGGCGCGACCGGTCGACATACCGGGTAAGTAGCGTCGACAACGGCGTGTAGATATCGTAGTCGTAGTCGCGCAACCCCAGCGACTGCCGACTCTCTTTTGACAATCCCCGCGGCTGCATGACCCCGATCACGGTCAGCCAGATGTCACCCACCTTGATTCGTCCGCCGATCGCTTCCTCTTTGGGGAAAAACCGGGCTTTGACCTTCTGCCCGATGACGGCGACAGGTTTTGCGGTGCGAAGATGGTCGTCCGTAATGGCCGTTCCCTCCGCGACGTCAACCGACGAATGGAAGTATGCCGGCGTCACGCCCACGATCTTCGTCGTGCGTCGAATCCCCGCCTGAATGGCGGTCGTCTCGAAGACCGTTTCCGGACTGATGCTTTCCACCCCTGGCACGATGTCCTCGATGCTTCGAGCATCCGCAAGCGTGAGTCCGGGTGAGTAGGGGCGCGAGCCGTCTTCTTCTGCATCGTCCTCCGATACCGTGCCCTGCTCCTGCTCGACGATCGGCGTGACGATGACGTTCGTCGCTCCGAGAATGCGAATCTGCCGCAGGATCTCCTGCTCTGCGCCATGACCGATCGCGAGCATCGCGATGACCGAGCCCACCCCAAAGATGATACCGAGCGAGGTAAGAGCGGCGCGGAGCTTGTTTTGCGCGATGGCCTCGAACGCGTTCGTAACGTTGTACGTCAGTTTTTCTAGCACGACGAAGAGGGAAGCGTTGACTCAGTTCGGGAGGGACACGCTACCTGCTTCCGCCGGGGGGCGGCAGAGGAGAATTGACAAACAGCGCCCCGGTCCCCCCGCTGCCAGACCCATCGGCGGACGCCGAACGGGCGTCCTCAGAACGCGGTTGCGCAGCCTTCAATCGGTGAAGAGGCAAATCCGACGTATCCCGTGGGATGGAAAGAAAAATTCGATCCTTCGGCTGCACCCCCTGCTCGACGATGGCGCTGTTGTCGTTAATCAGTCCGACGTTCACTTCCTGGCGCACGACGCCGCTGCCTTCGCGGAGAAAAACATACGTCAGCGAGTCGCCCTCTGAATGCAGCGTTTCGATTGGGACGTGAAGCGCGCGCTCCCGCTGTGCGACCAGGATCGTGTTGCTCGTCGTCATCGCTGGGCGAAGCGTCGAGTCCGACCCGGCAATCTCAACGATGACCTCGAACACCTTCGCGTCGCTGTTTGGGCGCTGCTGACCGATGTTCGCTACTTTCGAGACCCGACCGGACAGCTTCTTGTCCGGATCGGCATCGAGCCCGATCGTGACCTGTTGCCCCGGCTGCAGCTTCTGAACGTCGACCTCGTTCACGAACGTCACCGACTCCATCACCGACAAATCCGGCAGCGTTGCCACGACCGGATCACCGTAGCGCGTGCTGCTTCCCTCCGTTACCTTATCGCCCTTCCAATCACGGTGATAGACAACCATTCCAGACGTGGGCGCACGGATCGTGAACTTGTTGCTCAACTCGTTCAATTGCTCCATCTGCCGCCGGTCTTCAAGCAACTCCGCCTCCACCTCGCGCATCGTCGCCTCCGCTCGCCGAACCTTCGTCTTATAATTGACCTGGGCCTTCTCATAATCGCGCTGCGCGCGCTCGTACTCGATCTCTGCCCGGCGCTGCACGGACGGGGCCTCGTACTGCGACTGCTCTTTATTTAACTTCGCCTCCTCCATCACAAACCGGAGGTCGACGATGGCATCACGAGCCTCGCTGAGGGTAAGCGTCGTATCCAACTGCGCCTGTTCGAACTTCGAACTTGACTTCTGGAGACTGAGCCGCGCCTCTTCCGTTTTCTCCTGCAGGGGCGAACGGTCCAGCTCTGCCACAAAATCTCCGGAATCAACCTCCGTTCCTTCATCTACAAGCTTCGCAATCTCCATTTCAAAAATACGAACCCGACTGGCCCCCGACGGGCCCTTGATCTGAACCGAGTTCTTCGCCTGGAGCTCACCGGTCGTCGTCACCTCCACACGAAAAGGTCCCACATCCGGCGTCGTAGTTAACGGCTTCGACACGACACCTTCGTCGCCCGTCCACCACCCAACGCCGACTAGCAGGACAAGCACCAAAAATCCGATTGCGTACGTACGTCTTTGCATCGGTCGTTCACGCGGCAACACGGGGGTAAAGATGGGAATGCGCACAGGACAGCGTCCCTCGCGCCGTCGTCAATACGCAGGCTATACATCGACAAGACTTCTGCCGAACGATACTCTGCCATGACCCGCCCACAATTTCGAGACGAGTTGAATAACACAATTAGCACAGCAGTCCTTCTGACAAGTATACCATATAAACGTTCCACAGAATCTTTCGGCTAAGCTCATACACTGTATGTATTTCTGAATAGAGCATTAGCGCACAATAAAATATCCAATCATCACTGCCCGCCGGGTAGACTTCTACGTAGTTTACTATGTCGAGGCGACAGGCTCTCCTTGCCGGACGGGTTCGGGTTGCGCGAGCTTGATCCAGCCTTCGGATACCGGCAGGAACTGGCAGAAAGACGCACGGGTTGGCGGACACGAACCTGTCGGCCTTCCCCCTCTCTCCCCGACGGGCCCCGGTTCGTTCCCGCTTTTCGTACAACTGTCCTTATGCGTCACGACTCGCTAGACGCCTCTCTCCCCGGTCAACGATTTAAAGTTGGAGACTGGACGGTGGAGCCGTTGCTCAACCAGGTGACCCGCAACGGAGAGAAGCATCGACTGGAGCCGAAGGTGATGGATGTGCTGTGCCTTCTGGCCTCCAAGGTGGGAGAAACGGTTACCAAAGAGGAGTTCATGGACGTCGTCTGGGCAGACACCGTCGTCACGCCCGACGTCCTCTCGCGCTGCATCTCGGAGCTCCGCAAGACCCTCGGCGATGATTCCCGAAATCCGAGGTATGTCGAAACGATTCGAAAGACCGGGTATCGCCTGATTGCCCCGGTCGAACCGCTCCCGTCGGATGCGTCGGATGCCACGTCCTCGTTTCGCACGGAAGAATCGGGCGTGGAAGAGCCCGACACACCGACGGACACAGCACGGAGAACCATCTCATCGATCAGCCGGCCACTTGCGTCGAGCGACTCGATTCTCACGTCGCCGCACACGTGGGTTGTCCTCGTGCTCGTCCTCATCGCTGCCGGCGTGATCGCATGGCGCGTGCTGCTCCCCGCCCCGCCAGCCGGCCCGCCGCCGCAGCCGACGCCGCTGACGAGCTTCCCCGGACAGGAGCTATACCCGGCGCTCTCCGCCGACGGCGAACGGACGATCTTCGCCTGGAATCGTGATGACGAGCCGACCGCCCTCTTCCTTCGTCAGGCCGGCGCGGAAACACCCCTTCAGCTGACAAACGGTCCACTCGACTGGTCACCCGCATGGTCACCCAACCGACGGTTCCTCGCCTTTGCCCGGGAAGAAAGCGGTCGAAACGGCGTGTTCGTGGTCCCATCCATCGGTGGTAGCGCGCGCCAGATTGCGGATCTCGGCGTTCGGGAGATCGACCGTGTGGCGTGGTCGCCGGACACCTCGGCCAATCATCTCGTTATTTCCGCTCAGATCGGCCCGTTTCGCCCGTACGCACTCTTTCTGGCCCCCCTCGACCGCGATACCCTCGTTCAGTTAACGTCGCCCCCAGCGCAGAGCCTCGGGGACCGGCACCCTGCCTTTTCTCCCGACGGTAAGCGCGTCGCCTTCACGCGTAGCCTTTCCACGCAGACGCAGGACACCTACCTGCTGTCGCTGTCGGACACGACCATTTCGCGCGTCACGCAGGATAGCTCGGTCATCACGGGACTGGACTGGCTGACCACAGATGAGCTCGTCATCGCTTCCCGCCGGGGTGGTTCGTCCGCCCTCTGGCGCGTTCCGCTGGACGGCGACGATCCGGCCTGGCTCACCGACGCCGGCGAAGGGGTCGATATTCTGCATCCATCGATCGCACGGGATGTCGGCCAGATTGCGTACGCGCGACAGATGCTGCATACCAACATCTGGTCGCTTCGTGGCACGTCGGCCGAGGCCCTGATCTCGTCAACGCAGTGGGACTCGCACCCTGACATTTCACCGGACGACGAGCACGTCGCGTTCGTATCCCAACGATCCGGGAGTCCGCAGGTCTGGACGGTGGCGGCCGACGGCGAGAGCCCGTCTCAACTCACCTCAATGCGTTCGACCGCCATCAGCACACCACGGTGGTCGCCTTCCGGAGAGAAGATCTGTTTCGTAGCGAGGGAAAACGGTCGGTCGAGTCTCTTCCTCGTTGATGCTGAGGGAGGACCTGTAACGCGTCTTACCTCGGCTGAAACGGTGGACCGGATGCCGCACTGGGGTCAAGATGGCCGGCACATCTACTTCAGTTCCGCACGCAAGGGTGCATGGTCCGTCTGGCGGATTCGCGTCGAGGACGGAACGATCCAGCGGGTGACTCCCTTTCCGGCACTCGCCGCGCAAGAGCATCCGGACGGTTCTTCGCTGTACGTCGTTCGCCCCGACACTCTTGGCATCTGGCGCTATCCGCTTCGCGAGACCGTTGTCGACACGGCGAGCTCCGATTCTCTCGCGGTCCCCTCCTCCATTCTCGACACGTCTGCAGCACCGATCCGTGTCGTCCCGGATTTTTCGCCACGCGAATACGCTAACTGGCGCGCTACGAATGTCGGGGTCGTTGCGCTCGATCGTTCCCGCGATCAGATCACCGTGCGGCGGTATCCTCCAGGCGGAGGTGAAGGCATCGTCCTCCACGTGCTGGGTCACGTCCCTGAACACCCGGCTCTGGCGGTATCACCCGACGCGCGATGGGTACTTCTTTCCCGTCACGACCAGCGGGAGAGTGATATCGTCTACCTCGATATGGACTCGGACGAGTAGAACAGCTCGCCCTTTTTGACCCGATTGCGACCGGCTCGCGGTTTCCTCTTTCTCCGCGACCGTTTCTTTATTCCAACATTCTAACCCGCGCTTACTCTTTCCTTAGAACCTTTAGGTTCATGAGGATTGCTACTGAATCTACTGAGCGCAGATTTAGGATGTCAGATCGCAAAAGTCTTAGGTCGGCGAAAAACGAATCATCAGGCGAATTACGGCAAACCATTCGGCCATCCTAAGAGCATATCCGCGAACGGCCCGGTTGCAATGAGCGACATCAAACGAGATATACCTGCAACACTCGTTCCGTCCTTCTACCGTACCGCTTATAGCGACCGTCATGCCTGCACATTCCGCATTGCAGTCCCGACTCACTTTATTCACCGCGTCACTGATCGCGACGATCGTAGCTGCGCTCGTCCTGCTGCCCGTCATGGCTCATGCACAGAACGAAGACGAGCCTCGTAAGGACCGGTCGAATCAAGCCACATCCGATGCTCGCATGCAAGATGCAGCACAATCGGGTACCAAGCCATTGCTTGAAACGCTTGAAGAGAAGCAGTCCTACAGCACGTTCGTCGATGCGATGAAATCGACCGGTCTTGCCAACGCGCTCAGCTCCGGCGGCCCGTACACCATCTTTGCACCGACTAACCAGGCGTTCCAATCGCTCGATACAGACCTGTCCAGCCTGAGCGACCAGGAGCTTGTCACGATTCTTCGTCGACACATCGTGGTCGGCAACGTACCATCCGGTAAGCTCAATGGGCAGTCGACGCTTCGCGTGACGACGGGCGATCAGCTTGCTATCGGTGAAAACGGTGCGACGGTCGGAGACGCCCGCATTGAAACGCCCGACATCAAAGCGACCAACGGCGTCGCGCACGGTATCGATAAGGTCCTGATGCCGGCGGCGAACGAAGGCGGAGAGCAGGTGCGTCGTCCGTCCGAGAAACCTCCGATGGATAAACCGGAGAAGCCCGAAGAAGACACGTCCACCGCTGGGACTCCGCCGATGATGAGCGACCTTCGGATGCCAGCTGTACGGATAGACACGACCGAAAAAGACACCACGGAGAAAGACACGACAGACACGACCGATGCCGTCATCGGCAGCATCGCCGTCGATCGTCAATCCCTTGCGGACGCCGGCTTGA comes from Longibacter salinarum and encodes:
- a CDS encoding TolC family protein; translated protein: MPERPVFTRIRFVPVHMRVSVLIFVCLLPGVVNGWAQQPSLRSEIRPASSDSLSLQAAIARAQSESPAAASARLAYRSDEAQFNATQAAYLPSLALTGSAPGLERSITDVVQDDGSVRYVEQSRTFSRANLSLEQVLPWTGTEINVRSGLSRVNQFGDRANFQQWQTSPFSIGLEQPLFQYNSDRWGRRLAPLQLEVANKTLNEDLARVAVTTADRYFALYIAQINAEIADFNVAVNDTIYTLSQGRFDIGRIAENELLQTELELLNAKTARQEAQIELEQARQALQRTLGREARSLAHARPPEKLPPVEISPDVAVERARSRRPDFAELERGMVLAQSDVAEAKGRTGFSATLIARYGLNQSAPSLDDAYRNPLDQQQFGISFRMPLYRWGRGSEGVEAAEAELERTRIDNERKREELEDEVYFQVLRVKQLRDQVQTAERAATVARRRFEVSRNRYTVGKISITDLFNAQREKDQARRAYAQTLRNFWVEYYTLRRLTLSDLAMQN
- a CDS encoding dipeptidase gives rise to the protein MSMLRVAAYVVSVLLLLAVIGFFFVVAPLVDARYNDTSVEPPFRASDAGKALHERLMVADLHNDFLLWNRDLLSSYERGHSDLDRLQTGNVGLQTFSVVTKVPTGSYQGTPSDSDQITYLVAAQRWPIGTWTSLLQRALYQSKRLHDFADRSGDKLTIVRTQADLENAMMARVDEPNRVAGILAIEGLHALEGDIDNVDVLADAGFRMMGLLHLHDNGLGGSATGMEKGGLTPFGRSVVRRLEERKLLIDLAHASTEVIDEVLAMTDRPVVVSHTGVRATCDTPRNLSDRQIRAIAARDGVIGVGTWPSVVCSTDPSAIARAMRHVADLVGVEHVALGSDFDGTVTPPFDAGGLSVLTDALLEEGFSESEIRRIMGGNVVRLLRRTLPVR
- a CDS encoding TonB-dependent receptor; this translates as MSLTPFVPPWLAALVLLLWMAGAPDIAYAQQTGIEGMVRDADDRSPLVGANIAVRAEGSPDIVRGTATNPDGTYSISGIDPGRYLVEFRFVGYQSQELPVTVEEGEMAELAVALKIQTASLDQVVVSASRRQEKILDAPASISVLQPDEIEATVSTSSVEVLRATPGVDMAQTGIDRREVVLRGFNEAFSGSAFVLTDYRQASVPSLGVNVHSIMPNMTVDVERVEVVRGPGSALYGPGVDSGVIHYFTKDPFNYPGTTVAVSGGSRQFFGGQFRHAGTFSDNWGYKVTGQYARAEDWELDINDRPDSLEISRYRVYQDLDDPALEGRSFDRIDTDGDGQADAARLRREDIYSKVNVNGLLQYQPGDNTTISLNGGYAELTGAVQSGIGTLQAEGFGYYYGQLRVQSGGLFAQSYINVNDGGPDTYVYGGGNLVRDQSVQYNNQIQYDFSASSISTQVIIGADSDITVPRTNSQIVGRNEDDDLIQEYGAYTQTTTDLSEKFALTLAARADYNNVVEEVQLSPRVALVYKATPTNTLRGSYNRSFSSPGTNSLFLDVEAQRQPLPGGFDLVFRGLGAADGYTFDNFRQSNEIKYSFPVQGFFGLNLDVNNLPLLPYYAAVAQGSLNPQTGQFTQGVQQQLSGAGLTSQQIGLLGSLFGYMAQEPNRLGFFGGRTVNENGEAVVFGIPDASAQGYSVVDGPVDIAPIEQTTTQTFEVGYKGIVSDRLIVQIDGYYETKKDFVGPLVIESPLAYLQAQGLTADVAGELDEIFGTTSDGTVQSLLNDLANSGLAPGDVADLLGGVVGNGLGDTPTGIIQPDQEVLPGGGAGNEVGGFLSYRNFGEVSYYGTDISVTLQATDAFAIFANTSFLSDDFFDNEELDETNTSLSLALNAPAFKFKSGFDYRFDNGFSFGMTGNYVEGFPVETGPYVGSVDSYFLLDARMGYKVQSIPGLRVDVTGKNILNNEHREFAGAPELGLAVFGRMQYSF
- a CDS encoding ABC transporter permease yields the protein MLEKLTYNVTNAFEAIAQNKLRAALTSLGIIFGVGSVIAMLAIGHGAEQEILRQIRILGATNVIVTPIVEQEQGTVSEDDAEEDGSRPYSPGLTLADARSIEDIVPGVESISPETVFETTAIQAGIRRTTKIVGVTPAYFHSSVDVAEGTAITDDHLRTAKPVAVIGQKVKARFFPKEEAIGGRIKVGDIWLTVIGVMQPRGLSKESRQSLGLRDYDYDIYTPLSTLLTRYVDRSRLSRRDLEAAARDANSTRFAQRRGYRGAEMEVGHQIDRLVVRTAGSGYVRPVAEVVDRMLKRRHNDVVDYQVVVPEQLLAQERRTQTVFNVVLAAIASISLIVGGIGIMNIMLASVMERIREIGVRRAVGATQWDITVQFVVEALSISSIGGVVGICLGIAISVGIEAATDIPTIVTLPAVLLAFVVSAGVGLLFGYLPAKRAAERDPVVALRHE